The Sporocytophaga myxococcoides DSM 11118 genome window below encodes:
- a CDS encoding PD-(D/E)XK nuclease family protein: MSDLEINLLETVSQLLQEQINAISKVVSDNKLQTLTRDYDSHKIRIIYPGFNPFILVSDKYQRENFHSDILHSILDPEGAHKEGYKFLEAFIKYLSGFEKGRKITVSDYRNSKVDKEIGRIDISIKDNLSKKAIIIENKINNAPDQARQIPRYYDSLVSQGYEVEAVVYLSLNNNKQPDTGDWTEEDRKVIGPKMIIVNTYDETTNDLFNGWLTRCERLAQNVDVLFLLRQYNNLIAFIGGVNMNKPLMDEFLKVMLIGDNYKTASSLSAMLTDLISYRREKVLDSCRKNCRPFTKVYGWSINYAVLDNFFKDNMHFAIDIISESDLYRFQFIERKYLNSDKKGDDPILPFLESSGFIKEFKQNGDRREKLFDFPSQEDEFYNFIPEFLNKVSHYYMV; this comes from the coding sequence ATGTCAGATCTCGAAATAAATCTGCTTGAGACAGTCAGCCAGCTTCTTCAAGAGCAGATTAATGCAATAAGCAAAGTTGTTTCTGATAATAAACTTCAAACTCTTACAAGAGATTATGATTCTCATAAGATCAGGATTATTTATCCTGGCTTTAATCCTTTTATATTAGTCTCAGATAAATATCAGAGAGAAAACTTTCATAGTGATATCCTTCATTCGATACTTGATCCGGAAGGTGCCCATAAAGAAGGATATAAATTTCTTGAGGCTTTTATTAAATACCTCTCAGGGTTTGAAAAAGGTCGTAAAATAACTGTTTCTGATTATAGAAATAGTAAAGTAGATAAAGAAATTGGTCGGATCGATATTTCCATCAAAGACAACTTGTCAAAGAAGGCTATCATTATAGAAAACAAGATTAATAATGCCCCAGACCAGGCCAGGCAAATTCCAAGGTATTATGACAGTCTTGTAAGTCAAGGGTATGAAGTGGAAGCTGTTGTTTATCTTTCATTGAACAATAACAAACAACCTGATACGGGAGATTGGACGGAAGAAGATCGGAAAGTTATTGGTCCCAAAATGATAATCGTCAATACTTACGATGAAACGACAAATGACTTGTTTAATGGCTGGTTGACCAGGTGTGAGCGTTTGGCTCAAAATGTAGATGTATTATTTTTACTGAGACAATATAACAACTTAATTGCTTTTATAGGAGGTGTTAATATGAACAAACCATTAATGGATGAATTTCTTAAAGTTATGCTTATAGGAGATAACTATAAAACCGCTTCATCTTTGAGCGCAATGCTAACTGATCTTATTTCTTATAGGAGAGAGAAAGTGCTAGATTCTTGTCGGAAGAACTGTCGTCCTTTTACCAAGGTTTATGGATGGAGTATTAATTATGCTGTTCTTGATAATTTTTTTAAAGATAATATGCATTTTGCTATAGATATAATTTCTGAATCAGACCTTTACAGATTTCAATTTATAGAAAGGAAGTACCTGAATTCAGATAAAAAAGGTGATGATCCTATCCTGCCATTTCTTGAATCATCTGGATTTATAAAAGAATTTAAACAAAACGGAGATAGAAGAGAGAAGCTTTTTGATTTTCCCTCTCAGGAAGATGAGTTCTATAATTTTATTCCGGAATTCCTGAATAAGGTTAGCCACTACTATATGGTGTAA
- a CDS encoding type I restriction-modification system subunit M: MTQKEQQQLGKTLWNIADNLRGAMNADDFRDYMLSFLFLRYLSHNYEESAKKELGKDYPGNTPKDVMSKLKVNTPLEIWYNENPKEVEDFEKQMRRKVHYVIKPKHLWSNITELARTQDGELLVTLEAGFRYIENESFDNSFHGLFSEINLNSEKLGKTSAERNKKLCTIIQKIAEGIADFSTDSDTLGDAYEYLIGQFAAGSGKKAGEFYTPQQISTILSEIVALDSQDPTSGKRKKFNKVLDFACGSGSLLLNVRKRVKENGGSVGKIYGQEKNITTYNLARMNMLLHGMKDTEFEIFHGDTLENQWPLLNEMNPAKKIEFDAIVANPPFSLRWEPNDILADDFRFKSYGLAPKSAADFAFLLHGFHFLGKEGTMAIILPHGVLFRGGAEERIRTKLLKDNNIDTVIGLPSNLFYSTGIPVCILVLKKCKKEDDVLFINASEHFEKGKRQNTLREGENGEPNDIQKIIETYQHRSDIDRYSRKVSMEEIEKNGYNLNISRYVSTSVDEVQIDLKDVNKKLTEINKNIKTNTDKHNEFLKELGLPPI, from the coding sequence ATGACACAAAAAGAACAACAACAACTGGGTAAAACCCTTTGGAATATAGCGGATAACTTAAGAGGAGCCATGAATGCAGATGATTTTCGCGATTACATGCTTTCGTTTCTCTTTCTTAGGTATTTATCCCACAACTATGAAGAATCTGCAAAAAAGGAATTAGGTAAAGATTATCCTGGTAATACCCCAAAGGATGTTATGTCCAAACTTAAAGTTAACACACCTTTGGAAATTTGGTATAATGAAAACCCAAAGGAGGTTGAAGACTTTGAAAAGCAAATGCGCAGAAAGGTTCACTATGTTATTAAACCGAAACATTTGTGGAGCAATATTACCGAATTGGCTCGTACACAAGATGGAGAATTATTGGTAACACTTGAGGCAGGTTTTAGATACATTGAGAATGAATCATTCGATAATTCTTTTCATGGGTTGTTTTCAGAAATTAATTTGAATTCTGAAAAACTGGGTAAAACTTCAGCAGAAAGAAACAAAAAGCTATGCACCATCATTCAAAAAATTGCAGAAGGCATTGCAGATTTTTCAACAGATTCAGATACGCTTGGTGATGCTTATGAGTATTTGATTGGTCAGTTTGCAGCAGGTTCCGGTAAAAAGGCAGGTGAGTTTTATACACCACAACAGATCTCAACTATTTTATCTGAAATTGTAGCTTTGGATAGCCAGGACCCTACTAGCGGTAAAAGAAAGAAGTTTAACAAAGTGCTTGATTTTGCTTGCGGTTCGGGTTCATTATTATTAAATGTGCGCAAACGTGTAAAGGAAAATGGGGGTAGTGTAGGAAAAATATACGGGCAGGAAAAAAACATTACTACTTATAACCTTGCCCGAATGAATATGCTTTTGCACGGTATGAAAGACACCGAGTTTGAGATATTCCACGGAGATACTTTAGAAAATCAATGGCCATTGCTCAACGAAATGAATCCTGCTAAAAAGATTGAGTTTGATGCCATAGTAGCCAATCCTCCTTTTAGTTTGCGCTGGGAACCCAACGACATCTTAGCAGACGATTTTCGTTTCAAAAGTTACGGTCTGGCACCTAAGTCTGCGGCTGACTTTGCTTTTTTGTTGCACGGCTTTCACTTCCTAGGTAAAGAAGGAACAATGGCTATTATATTACCTCACGGAGTTTTATTCCGTGGAGGTGCAGAAGAAAGAATTCGTACCAAGTTATTAAAAGATAATAATATTGACACCGTAATTGGGTTACCATCCAATTTGTTTTACTCTACAGGTATTCCGGTTTGTATTTTGGTTTTGAAAAAATGCAAAAAGGAAGATGATGTACTTTTCATTAATGCCAGTGAGCATTTTGAAAAAGGCAAAAGACAAAACACCCTCAGAGAAGGCGAAAACGGAGAACCTAACGATATTCAAAAAATTATTGAGACTTATCAGCACCGTAGCGATATAGACCGTTATTCACGTAAGGTTTCAATGGAAGAAATTGAAAAGAACGGTTATAATTTGAATATTTCTCGTTATGTAAGCACATCTGTAGACGAAGTGCAAATTGATTTGAAAGATGTAAATAAAAAATTGACTGAAATAAACAAGAACATAAAAACGAATACAGACAAACACAATGAGTTTTTGAAAGAGTTGGGGTTGCCGCCAATATAA
- a CDS encoding AAA family ATPase, with translation MGDKVKNYKYKTLTNVAVRLRDDLNDHYFVLLYAYNGTGKTRLSMEFKDRSKKRKNNPESDTLYYNAFTEDLFHWNNDLDNDTERYLIINGNSKFFNGFRELALEEKIFSYLERYSDFNFKINYDEWKIVFSKQVNNPRHRPNTEEPEFIIQDYIKVSRGEENIFIWCIFLAIAELVIDDDGTGPYNWVKFIYIDDPISSLDDNNAIAVATDLAKLLKKGKDKVKIVVSSHHSLFYNVMYNELKKIEHKSHFLHKNGTDGYVLRATDDTPFFHHVALLSELRLASDTDKINTYHFNMLRSILEKTSTFFGYDDFSNCINGIEDEVLFSRALNLLSHGKYSIYQPVEMNKDNKELFNRILKAFLKKYEFQLPEIFE, from the coding sequence ATGGGCGATAAGGTTAAAAATTATAAGTACAAGACATTAACTAATGTTGCGGTTAGACTCAGAGATGATTTAAACGACCATTATTTTGTTCTATTATATGCCTATAATGGAACAGGAAAAACCCGCCTTTCAATGGAGTTTAAAGACAGAAGTAAGAAGCGGAAGAATAACCCTGAATCTGATACACTCTATTACAATGCATTCACTGAAGACCTTTTTCACTGGAACAATGACCTTGATAATGATACGGAGAGATATTTAATCATTAATGGCAATTCTAAATTTTTCAATGGTTTCAGAGAGCTGGCATTAGAAGAGAAAATTTTTAGTTATCTGGAACGCTATTCTGATTTTAATTTCAAAATTAATTATGATGAATGGAAGATAGTTTTTAGTAAACAAGTAAATAATCCTAGACATAGACCGAACACGGAAGAACCTGAATTTATTATTCAGGATTATATTAAAGTATCAAGAGGAGAAGAAAATATTTTTATCTGGTGCATCTTTCTGGCAATAGCCGAACTGGTAATAGATGATGATGGTACAGGACCTTATAATTGGGTAAAATTCATTTACATTGACGATCCCATTTCTTCATTGGATGATAATAATGCAATAGCTGTAGCCACCGACCTGGCAAAACTTCTGAAAAAAGGAAAGGATAAAGTAAAAATTGTTGTCTCCTCACATCATTCTTTGTTCTACAATGTGATGTACAACGAGCTCAAAAAAATAGAACACAAAAGTCATTTTTTACACAAGAATGGCACAGATGGCTATGTGTTAAGAGCAACAGATGATACACCATTTTTTCACCACGTTGCTTTGCTAAGCGAATTAAGACTAGCATCAGATACTGATAAAATCAACACTTATCATTTTAATATGTTGCGAAGCATTCTGGAAAAAACATCAACATTTTTTGGTTATGATGATTTTTCAAATTGCATCAATGGAATAGAAGATGAAGTCCTTTTTTCCCGTGCGCTAAACTTATTAAGTCACGGAAAATATTCAATATACCAGCCTGTAGAAATGAATAAGGATAACAAAGAATTATTTAATAGAATATTAAAAGCGTTTTTAAAGAAATACGAATTCCAATTGCCTGAAATATTTGAGTAG
- a CDS encoding restriction endonuclease subunit S: protein MSKDQSKLIPELRFPEFENLGEWEKKMVEKLIQENILFAPKDGNHGNIHPKSSDYVKSGIPFIMASDLQNGKIDFSKCTYIKKAQADSLQKGFSESGDVLLSHKGTVGEVALLEDIEFPYIMLTPQVTYYRVKDKSKMSNTYLAAFFHSDLFQKSLLKVSGGGTRAYVGITEQQKLEILYPNKIEEQQKIASFLSSLDEVIAAHNQKLELLKDHKKGLMQNLFPQEGETVPRYRFPEFVSNAKWVERELNFYLEMLTDFEANGSFADVKSNVTVYDEPNFAWYVRATDLENNSSIEKLKFVDQKSYGFLRKTSLFGGELLITKRGEIGKVYFFDRNDKPATVGPNLYLLKMNEKAFPKYFYYYFRSFQGNQSLKKLNSSSTIGALYKDDVKRIRFLAPQYQEQQKIATCLSSLDALITTQVEKVEQLEQHKIALTQGLFPKVID from the coding sequence ATGAGTAAAGATCAAAGTAAATTAATACCAGAATTACGTTTTCCGGAGTTTGAGAATTTGGGGGAGTGGGAAAAAAAAATGGTAGAAAAATTAATTCAAGAAAATATTCTATTCGCCCCAAAGGATGGCAATCATGGTAATATACATCCAAAATCATCTGACTATGTTAAATCAGGAATTCCTTTTATAATGGCAAGTGACTTGCAAAATGGAAAAATTGATTTTTCAAAATGTACCTATATAAAAAAAGCACAAGCTGATTCATTACAGAAAGGATTTTCAGAAAGTGGTGATGTTTTGCTATCTCATAAAGGTACAGTTGGAGAAGTGGCGTTGTTAGAAGATATAGAATTCCCCTATATAATGCTAACACCCCAGGTTACTTATTATCGGGTAAAGGACAAATCTAAAATGTCAAATACATATTTGGCAGCTTTTTTCCATTCAGATTTATTTCAGAAAAGTTTGTTAAAGGTATCGGGAGGAGGCACAAGAGCATATGTAGGTATAACGGAACAACAAAAGCTCGAAATATTATACCCAAATAAGATTGAAGAACAACAAAAAATTGCTTCCTTCCTTTCTTCCTTAGATGAAGTGATTGCAGCCCACAACCAAAAGTTGGAGCTACTCAAAGATCATAAAAAAGGCTTGATGCAAAACCTTTTCCCGCAAGAAGGGGAAACTGTTCCTAGATATCGTTTTCCGGAGTTCGTGAGTAATGCGAAGTGGGTGGAACGAGAGTTGAATTTTTATTTAGAGATGCTAACTGATTTTGAAGCAAATGGAAGTTTCGCTGACGTTAAATCTAACGTAACCGTTTATGATGAACCAAATTTTGCTTGGTACGTTCGTGCAACTGATTTAGAGAATAATAGTTCAATTGAAAAATTAAAATTCGTTGATCAGAAAAGCTATGGTTTTCTTCGTAAAACATCTTTGTTCGGTGGGGAGCTTTTGATTACAAAAAGGGGGGAAATTGGCAAGGTTTATTTTTTTGATCGAAATGATAAGCCTGCAACAGTTGGTCCAAATTTGTACTTGCTAAAGATGAATGAAAAGGCATTTCCAAAATACTTTTATTATTATTTCAGAAGTTTTCAAGGCAATCAATCACTTAAAAAACTGAATTCATCTTCAACTATTGGAGCACTTTATAAAGATGATGTTAAAAGGATCAGATTTTTAGCACCACAATATCAAGAACAACAAAAAATTGCCACCTGTCTTTCATCGTTAGATGCATTAATCACGACACAAGTTGAGAAAGTAGAACAATTGGAACAACATAAAATAGCATTGACGCAGGGCTTGTTCCCGAAAGTAATAGATTAA
- a CDS encoding PDDEXK nuclease domain-containing protein: MVAIELKIGSFKAEYAGKMNLYLSLLDRFERGENENQSIGIILCADKDHLDVEIALQDINKPIGVAEYQLLLSKEELQTLVVNEIKASTKEEG, translated from the coding sequence TTGGTAGCCATTGAATTAAAAATCGGAAGTTTCAAAGCCGAATATGCAGGCAAAATGAACCTGTATCTATCCCTGCTTGATCGCTTTGAAAGAGGTGAAAACGAAAATCAGTCTATTGGAATCATTCTTTGTGCTGATAAAGATCATTTGGATGTGGAAATAGCCCTGCAAGATATAAACAAACCCATAGGAGTAGCCGAGTATCAGTTGCTGCTTTCCAAAGAGGAATTGCAAACCTTGGTTGTAAACGAAATAAAGGCAAGTACGAAAGAGGAGGGGTGA
- a CDS encoding PDDEXK nuclease domain-containing protein, which yields MDSYSQAQKQIKSNNFEKTLPEFNVDYANEVLKSSYNLGFLGVTEPVKELELENRLIAKIRDFVLELGRGFSFIGNQYRLEYNTMAKSTLWTCFSFIEDYGLW from the coding sequence ATGGACAGCTATAGCCAGGCACAAAAGCAAATTAAATCTAATAACTTTGAAAAGACACTTCCGGAATTCAATGTAGATTATGCAAATGAAGTGCTTAAAAGTTCCTACAACCTGGGCTTTTTAGGTGTTACGGAACCTGTCAAAGAGTTAGAATTAGAAAACAGGCTGATAGCCAAAATCAGAGATTTTGTATTAGAATTGGGCAGAGGTTTTAGTTTTATAGGAAATCAATACAGACTAGAATACAATACAATGGCAAAGAGTACTTTGTGGACATGCTTTTCTTTCATAGAGGATTACGGTCTTTGGTAG
- a CDS encoding type I restriction endonuclease subunit R, producing MSKENQIEESLIEQLKELKYLQRPDIVDRKTLEQNFKSKFESLNRVHLTESEFLRLREEIINPDVFAASKLLRERNYFQREDGTPLHYTLVNIKDWCKNDFEVISQLRINTENSNHRYDIILLINGLPLVQIELKKLDISPRKAMQQIVDYKNEPGNGYGNSLMCFMQLFIVSNKTNTYYFANNKNQHFAFNADEQFLPIYQLADENNKKITHLELFAEKFLTKCTLGEMISKYMVLVESEQKLLVMRPYQIYAVKAIVDCIQQNRGNGYIWHTTGSGKTLTSFKASTLLKDNHDIEKCLFVVDRKDLDRQTREEFNKFQEGSVEENTNTETLVRRLLSTDYADKVIVTTIQKLGLALDGNYKKNYKDRLAPLSKKRMVFIFDECHRSQFGDNHTAIKEFFPNAQLFGFTGTPIFDENATYSIREGEYGSYKTTENIFEKQLHAYTITHAIDDKNVLRFHIDYFKGKGTQKPKPGEPIAQQAVVEAILDKHNAATNSKRFNAVLATASINNAIEYYQLFKEIQKKKQDENPHYVPLNIACVFSPPSQLIAKEGDQQSQKNAADVKQLQEDLQQEKLDNQTNPEEKKKALTEIIADYNRLYATNHSINEFDLYYQDVQRRIKDQKYSNKDYPHKNKIDITIVVDMLLTGFDSKYLNTLYVDKNLKYHGLIQAFSRTNRVLNDTKPCGNILDFRSQQEAVNQAITLFSGEDNGRAKKIWLVDPAPVVIENYQKAVEALGNFMKQHNLVNEPQEVYNLKGDAARIAFVKNFKEVQRLKTQLDQYTDLDETQKVQIEAILPKETLQSFRSSYLETAKQLKEIQQKEGDEAPPEIQQLDFEFVLFASAVIDYDYIMNLIADSTQKKPANQKMTKAQVISLLSSNANLMDEQEDLTEYINGLDWNSGQDVNTLRKGYEKFKIENNEKELAAVASKHGLETANLKAFADKIISRMIFDGEKLTDLLEPLDLSWKERRVKELALMEDLVPQLKKMAQGREISGLAAYE from the coding sequence ATGAGCAAAGAAAACCAAATAGAAGAAAGCCTAATCGAGCAACTAAAGGAGCTTAAATATCTCCAACGACCTGATATTGTTGATAGAAAAACGCTTGAACAGAACTTCAAATCTAAATTTGAAAGTCTAAATAGGGTTCACCTGACGGAAAGTGAATTTTTGCGCCTACGTGAAGAAATCATCAACCCTGATGTATTTGCTGCATCAAAACTATTGCGAGAAAGAAACTACTTTCAACGGGAAGATGGTACTCCCTTACATTACACTTTAGTAAATATCAAAGACTGGTGTAAAAATGACTTTGAGGTTATTAGTCAATTACGCATCAATACTGAAAACAGTAATCACCGTTACGATATCATTTTGCTTATTAACGGTTTGCCTTTGGTCCAAATTGAACTGAAGAAACTGGACATTTCCCCACGAAAAGCAATGCAGCAGATTGTGGATTATAAAAATGAACCTGGTAACGGTTATGGCAATTCGTTGATGTGTTTCATGCAATTGTTCATTGTAAGCAATAAAACAAACACGTACTATTTTGCGAATAATAAAAATCAGCATTTTGCTTTTAATGCTGACGAACAGTTTTTGCCCATTTATCAACTCGCAGACGAAAACAATAAAAAAATCACTCACCTTGAGTTGTTCGCTGAAAAATTTCTAACCAAATGCACACTTGGCGAAATGATTAGCAAGTACATGGTGCTCGTGGAAAGCGAACAGAAATTGCTCGTAATGCGCCCTTATCAGATTTATGCAGTAAAAGCAATTGTAGATTGCATTCAACAAAACAGAGGTAACGGCTATATCTGGCATACTACGGGAAGCGGTAAAACCCTGACTTCGTTCAAAGCATCTACATTGCTGAAAGATAACCACGACATCGAAAAATGTCTTTTCGTTGTTGACCGTAAAGACCTTGATCGCCAAACTCGTGAAGAGTTCAATAAATTTCAGGAAGGTAGTGTGGAAGAAAATACCAATACCGAAACTTTAGTAAGACGTTTGCTTTCTACTGACTATGCAGACAAGGTTATTGTTACCACCATTCAGAAACTGGGTTTGGCATTAGATGGTAATTACAAGAAAAACTATAAAGATCGACTGGCTCCATTGAGCAAAAAGCGTATGGTTTTCATATTTGATGAGTGCCATCGTTCGCAGTTTGGAGACAACCACACTGCGATTAAAGAGTTTTTCCCAAATGCTCAACTCTTTGGTTTTACAGGTACACCTATTTTTGATGAAAACGCTACTTACAGCATCCGTGAAGGTGAATACGGATCTTACAAAACCACCGAAAATATTTTTGAGAAGCAGTTGCACGCATACACTATTACGCATGCCATAGATGATAAAAATGTACTTCGTTTTCATATTGATTATTTCAAAGGTAAAGGCACCCAAAAACCTAAACCCGGTGAACCTATTGCACAACAAGCAGTAGTGGAAGCCATTCTTGATAAACATAATGCTGCCACCAATTCAAAGCGATTCAATGCTGTTCTTGCAACAGCTTCTATTAACAATGCTATTGAATATTATCAGCTTTTCAAGGAAATTCAAAAGAAGAAGCAGGACGAAAACCCTCATTATGTGCCACTCAATATTGCTTGTGTATTTTCTCCTCCTTCTCAACTAATTGCTAAGGAAGGCGACCAGCAAAGTCAAAAAAATGCAGCAGATGTGAAACAATTACAAGAAGATCTGCAACAAGAGAAACTGGATAACCAAACTAATCCTGAAGAAAAGAAAAAGGCGCTCACCGAAATTATTGCTGACTATAATAGGCTGTATGCTACAAATCATAGCATCAACGAGTTTGATTTGTATTATCAGGATGTGCAAAGGCGTATCAAAGACCAGAAATACAGCAACAAGGATTATCCGCACAAAAACAAAATTGACATTACCATAGTGGTGGATATGTTACTCACAGGATTTGATTCCAAATACCTGAACACTTTGTATGTGGACAAAAACTTGAAATACCATGGATTAATTCAGGCATTTTCACGTACCAACCGTGTGCTGAACGATACCAAACCGTGTGGCAATATTTTAGATTTTCGTTCACAACAAGAGGCCGTAAACCAAGCCATCACGCTTTTTTCAGGTGAGGATAACGGACGAGCTAAAAAAATCTGGCTAGTTGATCCTGCTCCGGTGGTTATTGAGAACTACCAGAAGGCAGTAGAAGCATTGGGTAATTTTATGAAGCAGCACAATTTGGTAAACGAACCCCAAGAGGTATATAACCTAAAAGGTGATGCTGCACGCATAGCATTTGTTAAAAACTTCAAAGAAGTACAACGCTTAAAAACTCAATTAGACCAATACACGGACCTGGATGAAACGCAGAAAGTCCAAATCGAGGCAATATTGCCTAAGGAAACCTTACAATCGTTCAGGAGTTCGTATTTGGAGACTGCGAAGCAGCTGAAAGAAATACAGCAAAAAGAAGGTGATGAAGCACCACCTGAAATTCAACAGCTGGATTTTGAATTTGTACTCTTTGCTTCTGCTGTAATTGATTACGACTATATCATGAACCTCATTGCCGATAGTACGCAAAAGAAACCTGCTAACCAAAAAATGACCAAAGCACAGGTGATTAGCTTGCTGAGCTCCAATGCCAACCTGATGGACGAGCAGGAAGATTTAACCGAATACATTAATGGTCTTGACTGGAACAGCGGACAAGATGTAAACACTTTACGCAAGGGCTACGAAAAATTTAAAATAGAGAACAACGAAAAGGAACTGGCAGCAGTAGCCAGCAAACATGGTTTGGAAACAGCAAACCTGAAAGCCTTTGCCGATAAAATTATAAGCCGAATGATTTTTGACGGTGAGAAACTCACTGATCTTTTAGAACCTTTGGATTTGAGCTGGAAAGAACGCAGGGTAAAAGAATTGGCATTGATGGAAGACTTAGTGCCGCAATTAAAAAAGATGGCCCAGGGACGTGAAATCAGTGGATTGGCTGCCTATGAGTAA
- a CDS encoding HEPN domain-containing protein — translation MIASLDFLPEYKQEELKLITDLIVEKMKPAKLLLFGSYARNTWAEEEKVEEGIRLIFKSDYDILVITPEELGNTSSSRWRKTKQKLKKLELSTTVTAIHHSAEFINKELKAGSYFFTDVIREGIVLYDSGEVTLATPGKVNPDAVLKRAKDEYEYWIGKGKSFIDVYGYCFNKPDYNLAAFNLHQATESFYSAVNLVFTHYKGKNHDLDELGKTAAVINKEFRTVFPKDTKEQIDRYELLKKAYIDARYKKGYTITKEDLEYLSGRIEVLKELVKRVCEERLGNND, via the coding sequence TTGATTGCCAGTTTAGATTTTTTGCCGGAATACAAACAGGAGGAGCTGAAGCTTATCACAGATCTCATTGTGGAAAAGATGAAGCCTGCTAAGCTGCTGCTTTTCGGAAGTTATGCACGGAATACCTGGGCAGAGGAAGAAAAGGTAGAGGAGGGCATCAGGCTGATTTTCAAGAGTGATTATGATATTCTGGTGATTACTCCTGAGGAATTGGGCAATACATCCTCCAGTAGATGGCGCAAGACCAAGCAAAAGCTGAAGAAGCTGGAGTTGTCTACAACAGTTACCGCCATTCACCATAGTGCCGAATTCATCAACAAAGAACTCAAAGCCGGAAGTTATTTTTTCACTGATGTGATCCGTGAGGGGATTGTATTATACGATTCCGGAGAGGTAACGCTTGCAACTCCGGGAAAGGTAAATCCGGATGCTGTGCTTAAAAGAGCTAAAGACGAGTATGAATACTGGATTGGCAAGGGGAAGAGTTTCATTGATGTTTATGGTTATTGCTTTAACAAACCTGATTATAATCTTGCGGCATTTAACCTTCACCAAGCCACTGAAAGCTTTTACTCTGCTGTGAACTTAGTCTTCACTCACTACAAAGGCAAGAATCATGATCTTGATGAATTGGGTAAAACTGCTGCTGTAATCAATAAAGAATTCAGAACTGTATTTCCTAAAGATACCAAAGAACAGATTGATCGGTATGAGCTGTTGAAGAAGGCTTACATTGATGCGAGGTATAAGAAGGGGTATACTATTACGAAAGAGGATTTGGAATATTTGAGTGGGAGGATTGAGGTGTTGAAGGAATTGGTGAAGAGGGTTTGTGAGGAGAGGTTGGGAAATAATGATTAA
- a CDS encoding endonuclease/exonuclease/phosphatase family protein translates to MTQITIATFNCENLFRRFKFDKGVNSATTKTEGFIIDPKKFDIIIDAERAATAAAIKETKADIIALQEIENMDALKQFNNQFLSKAGYKYKAVIDGNDPRFIDVAILSKVPFDAIRTHQFLRTSNNKSYIFSRDCLEVEFNIESKPLTLFVNHLKSMMEGREVTSQRRRVQAEAVIDILKKKYGSNPGNHNWIVLGDMNDYKPSPALDIFFENKWMVDVLERLPENERWTHFYDKKKEYRQIDYILLSKKLATDNKESIPRVIRKGLSKKAKLYTGKRFDMITDKVTASDHCPVAMSIEL, encoded by the coding sequence ATGACACAAATTACTATCGCAACCTTTAATTGCGAGAATCTTTTCAGACGATTTAAGTTTGATAAAGGAGTTAATTCTGCAACAACCAAAACAGAGGGATTTATTATTGACCCAAAGAAGTTTGATATTATCATTGATGCTGAAAGGGCTGCAACTGCTGCTGCAATAAAGGAAACCAAGGCGGATATCATCGCTCTTCAGGAAATTGAAAACATGGATGCTTTGAAGCAATTTAACAATCAGTTTCTCAGTAAGGCTGGTTATAAGTATAAAGCTGTTATTGATGGAAATGATCCCAGATTTATTGATGTGGCGATTTTAAGCAAGGTGCCATTTGATGCAATCAGGACGCATCAGTTTCTAAGAACTTCGAATAACAAGAGTTATATTTTTTCACGGGACTGTCTTGAAGTTGAATTCAATATTGAAAGCAAACCTTTGACGCTTTTTGTAAATCATCTTAAATCAATGATGGAGGGAAGAGAGGTCACGTCTCAAAGAAGAAGAGTTCAGGCGGAAGCTGTAATCGATATTTTAAAGAAGAAATACGGAAGCAATCCTGGAAATCATAACTGGATTGTCCTTGGAGATATGAATGACTACAAGCCGTCTCCAGCTCTTGATATCTTCTTTGAAAATAAATGGATGGTTGATGTATTGGAAAGGCTTCCTGAAAATGAACGATGGACGCATTTCTATGATAAGAAAAAAGAATACCGACAGATTGATTACATTCTATTGTCCAAAAAACTTGCCACTGATAATAAAGAATCAATTCCCCGAGTCATCAGAAAAGGCTTGTCAAAAAAGGCCAAATTATATACTGGTAAAAGGTTTGATATGATCACTGATAAAGTAACAGCATCAGATCATTGTCCGGTGGCGATGAGTATTGAGTTGTGA